TTTTTAAAGACTTGATTTGACCTCTGATAACCGCTATAATACCTACATATTATACTTACAAAGGCTTAGAAGAGGATAAGAGCACTAAGAGACGTATGGGCAGAGAAAGGAGTCATTGGCTGGAAGCTCCTTCGTAACACGACTTAGCTGTTTACCACCTCGGAGCTCTGCTTGTGAACAATACAGTAATAAGCAGCGTAAAATCCGCGTTAAGGATGAACGAAGCCGCATGAACTATGCGGGAAATTGGGTGGAACCGCGAGTGAAATGCTCGTCCCTTTGCTGATTGAAGCGGAGGGGCGGGCTTTTTTTGTGGGAGAATTGAAGAAGGGTCTTCACAATTTCATGCTGCTAAAGAAAAATCATGAATAACGAAAAGGAGGAAGAATGATGGCTGATCCTATTGAAATCAAGTTCCCGGATGGGAATACAAAGCAATTTGAAAAAGGTGTAACTGGCGAGGAGATTGCTCATGACATTTCACCTGGTTTAAAAAAGCAGGCACTGGCTATCAAGTTGAATGGGAATCCTTATGATTTAAGGCGTGCCATTAATCAAAATGCGTCAATAGAAATATTGACTTACAAAAATCCAGAGGGACTGGAGGTTTTACGGCATTCTACGGCTCATCTCATGGCTCAAGCTATTAAAAGATTATATGGGGACGTGAACTTTGGAGTTGGGCCAGTCATTGAAAATGGTTTTTACTATGATATAGACTTGGATCAGTCTTTAACTCCAGAAGACCTTCCTCAAATTGAAAAGGAAATGCAACGGATTGTTGACGAAAATTTAGAAGTTAAGCGCATCGAACTCACTCGTGAGGAAGCGAAGAAAAAGTTTAGCGATGATGAACTAAAGCTAGAGTTAATTGATGACATTCCTGAAGGTGAAACTTTAACGATTTATCAGCAAGGAGAATTTGCTGACTTGTGTCGCGGAGTCCATGTACCGCAGACTAGTAAAATTAAAGTGTTTAAATTACTCAGTATTTCAGGCGCTTATTGGCGTGGGGACAGCGATAATAAGATGCTGCAGCGTATTTACGGAACGGCCTTTGAAAAACAATCGCATTTGGAAGAGTATCTTCATATGCTTGAAGAAGCAAAAGAAAGGGACCACCGTAAACTAGGAAAAGAATTGGAAATTTTCACTGTTAATCAAAAAGTCGGCCAGGGGCTTCCTTTATGGCTTCCTAAAGGAGCAACCATCCGCCGCACGATTGAACGCTATATTGTAGATACTGAAGAACGTCTTGGCTATAACCACGTTTATACGCCGGTCCTTGGAAGTGTGGACTTGTATAAAACAAGTGGGCACTGGGATCATTACAAAGATGATATGTTTCCGACTATGGAAATGGATAATGAGGACCTGGTACTTCGCCCGATGAACTGTCCTCACCATATGATGGTCTATAAAAACCAGCTTCACAGCTATCGGAATCTTCCTGTTCGGATCGCAGAGCTCGGTACCATGCACCGCCATGAAATGTCGGGTGCACTAGCTGGGCTTCAACGCGTACGAGCGATGACTTTAAACGATGCTCATATCTTTGCCCGCCCTGACCAGTTGAAGGATGAGTTTCAAAGAGTGGTCCGGCTTGTTCAACGTGTCTATAGAGATTTTGGGATCAACGACTACTACTTCCGGCTGTCTTATAGAGATCCTGAAGATAAGGAAAAATATGTGGATAACGATGAGATGTGGACGAAAGCCCAAGCAATGCTCAAGGAAACGATGGAGGAAATGGAGCTTGAATACGTGGAAGCTGAAGGAGAAGCTGCTTTCTATGGTCCGAAATTAGATGTTCAAGTAAAAACTGCTCTAGGAAAAGATGAAACACTTTCTACGGTTCAGCTTGATTTTCACCTGCCCGAACGATTTGACCTGACTTATGTTGGGGAAGATGGACAGGACCACCGCCCGGTTGTCATTCATCGCGGAGTCGTTTCAACAATGGAAAGGTTTGTGGCATTTTTAATTGAAGAGTATAAAGGTGCATTCCCAACATGGCTTGCTCCTGTCCAGGCTAAGATTATTCCTGTTTCCGCAGAAGCCCATCTCAACTATGCAAAAACATTGGAAGATGAGCTTCGTGAGGCAGGAGTGCGTGTAGAAGTGGATGAGCGCAATGAGAAAATCGGCTATAAAATCAGGGAAGCCCAGACTCAAAAAATTCCTTATCAGCTCGTAGTTGGAGATAAAGAAATCGAAGACTACGCTGTTAATGTCCGTAAGTATGGAGAACAAAAATCTGAAACAAAATCCGTTGAAACATTTAAAGAAGAAATCCGCAACGAAATTGAACAGAAACTGTTAAATAAGTAGCGAGCAATGTGTAATAAGGCTGCTCTACCAGAAGAACCATTGAAAATACAAAACATTGTTGACAAGGCAGGGCAGCCATGATATTCTTATTTAGGTAACTAAATGAACGGATCTGAGACAAGAAGAAGCACCCGCTTCTCACCTGATCGGCGCCTAAGGGCAGTTGGCAGGTTATTTATTCCTTTGTATTCTATAGGAAACGTGTGGGTGCAGTGTGTACCTGCACTTTTTTTATGGTGTCAAATTGACTTGTCGATTACAGATCTAATAATAGTTAAATATTTCGATGGAGGTGGCTCGTTATTAGCAAGGATAGCATGAATGTTAATGAAAAAATCCGCGCACGTGAAGTACGGCTTATCGACGTAAATGGTGATCAGCTAGGGGTTAAATCACGGAGTGAAGCTCTGGATATAGCTGCTAATGCCAATCTTGATCTCGTAATGGTCGCACCGAATGCGAAGCCTCCGGTCTGCCGTATTATGGACTACGGAAAGTACCGCTATGAACAGCAGAAGAAAGAAAAGGAAGCTCGCAAAAAGCAGACTACGATCAAAATCAAGGAAGTCCGCTTGAGTCCTGGAATTGAAGAGCATGACTTTAATACAAAGCTTCGTAATGCTCGTAAATTCCTATCTAAGGGCGATAAAGTGAAAGCTTCTGTACGGTTCAGAGGCCGGGCAATTACGCACAAAGAGTTAGGGCAGGATGTCCTTGAGCGTATGGCCGAAGAGTGCAAAGATGTAGCGCAGATCGAGACCAAACCTAAAATGGAAGGTCGTAACATGTTCATGATGCTTGCTCCTCTAAACGAGAAGTAAGGGAATTAATTATAGGGAGGAATATTGTAATGCCTAAAATGAAAACCCATAAAGGGACTCAAAAACGTTTCAAAAAAACAGGTACTGGCAAGGTGAAGCGCTCCCACGCTTTTACAAGCCACTTATTTGCGAATAAATCTACGAAGCAGAAACGTAAATTGCGTAAAGATGCGCTGGTATCTGCAGGAGATTACCGTCGTATT
This Halobacillus salinarum DNA region includes the following protein-coding sequences:
- the thrS gene encoding threonine--tRNA ligase, which codes for MADPIEIKFPDGNTKQFEKGVTGEEIAHDISPGLKKQALAIKLNGNPYDLRRAINQNASIEILTYKNPEGLEVLRHSTAHLMAQAIKRLYGDVNFGVGPVIENGFYYDIDLDQSLTPEDLPQIEKEMQRIVDENLEVKRIELTREEAKKKFSDDELKLELIDDIPEGETLTIYQQGEFADLCRGVHVPQTSKIKVFKLLSISGAYWRGDSDNKMLQRIYGTAFEKQSHLEEYLHMLEEAKERDHRKLGKELEIFTVNQKVGQGLPLWLPKGATIRRTIERYIVDTEERLGYNHVYTPVLGSVDLYKTSGHWDHYKDDMFPTMEMDNEDLVLRPMNCPHHMMVYKNQLHSYRNLPVRIAELGTMHRHEMSGALAGLQRVRAMTLNDAHIFARPDQLKDEFQRVVRLVQRVYRDFGINDYYFRLSYRDPEDKEKYVDNDEMWTKAQAMLKETMEEMELEYVEAEGEAAFYGPKLDVQVKTALGKDETLSTVQLDFHLPERFDLTYVGEDGQDHRPVVIHRGVVSTMERFVAFLIEEYKGAFPTWLAPVQAKIIPVSAEAHLNYAKTLEDELREAGVRVEVDERNEKIGYKIREAQTQKIPYQLVVGDKEIEDYAVNVRKYGEQKSETKSVETFKEEIRNEIEQKLLNK
- the infC gene encoding translation initiation factor IF-3; translated protein: MNVNEKIRAREVRLIDVNGDQLGVKSRSEALDIAANANLDLVMVAPNAKPPVCRIMDYGKYRYEQQKKEKEARKKQTTIKIKEVRLSPGIEEHDFNTKLRNARKFLSKGDKVKASVRFRGRAITHKELGQDVLERMAEECKDVAQIETKPKMEGRNMFMMLAPLNEK
- the rpmI gene encoding 50S ribosomal protein L35; the protein is MPKMKTHKGTQKRFKKTGTGKVKRSHAFTSHLFANKSTKQKRKLRKDALVSAGDYRRIKHMLPKD